The following proteins come from a genomic window of Solwaraspora sp. WMMA2065:
- a CDS encoding response regulator transcription factor, with protein sequence MRVLVADDERLLADTVGEGLRRLSMAVDVVYDGDGALERLGVNRYDVAVIDRDMPGHTGDEVCRSIVDSGDGTRVLLLTAAAGIRDRVEGLGLGADDYLTKPFAFAELVARVQALSRRSGPALPPVLERSGIVLDAMRHTATRDGRLLSLSPKEFAVLHVLMRAGGGVVSAEDLLEQAWDEHADPFTNSVRMTVMTLRRKLGEPEVIHTVPRAGYQLGP encoded by the coding sequence GTGCGGGTGCTGGTGGCGGACGACGAGCGATTGCTGGCCGACACGGTCGGCGAAGGACTGCGCCGGCTGTCGATGGCCGTCGACGTGGTGTACGACGGAGACGGAGCCTTGGAACGACTCGGGGTCAACCGGTACGACGTGGCCGTCATCGACCGGGACATGCCGGGACACACCGGTGACGAGGTGTGCCGATCGATCGTCGACTCCGGTGACGGCACCCGGGTGCTGCTGCTGACCGCAGCGGCCGGCATCCGCGACCGTGTCGAAGGTCTCGGCCTCGGTGCCGACGACTACCTGACCAAGCCGTTCGCGTTCGCCGAGCTCGTCGCCCGGGTCCAGGCTCTGTCCCGGCGCTCGGGCCCGGCGTTGCCGCCGGTGTTGGAGCGCAGCGGGATCGTGCTGGACGCCATGCGGCACACGGCCACCCGCGACGGTCGGCTGCTGTCGCTGTCTCCGAAGGAGTTCGCCGTTCTGCACGTGCTGATGCGGGCCGGTGGTGGCGTCGTCAGCGCCGAGGACCTGCTGGAACAGGCCTGGGACGAGCACGCTGACCCGTTCACCAACTCAGTCCGCATGACCGTAATGACGCTGCGCCGCAAGCTGGGTGAACCTGAGGTGATCCACACGGTGCCACGTGCCGGATACCAGCTAGGTCCATGA